A genomic region of Anas acuta chromosome 1, bAnaAcu1.1, whole genome shotgun sequence contains the following coding sequences:
- the DGAT2 gene encoding diacylglycerol O-acyltransferase 2, translating into MKTIIAAYSGVLRGTGSSILSALQDLFWLSKSKVEKQLQIISVLQWVLTFLIMGIACTLILMYILCTDCWAIAALYLAWLVFDWNTPKKGGRRSQWVRNWAIWRYFRDYFPIRLVKTHNLLTTRNYIFGYHPHGIMGLGAFCNFSTEATGVSQKFPGIRPYLATLAGNFRMPILRDYLMSGGICPVNRDSIDYILSKNGSGNAIIIVVGGAAESLNCTPGKNSVTLKNRKGFVKLALRHGADLVPVYSFGENEVYKQVIFEEGSWGRWVQKKFQKHIGFAPCIFHGRGLFSSNTWGLLPYSKPITTVVGEPITIPKIDNPSQKEVDFYHSMYVDSLIKLFDKYKSKFGLPETDVLEVN; encoded by the exons gtaCAGGATCAAGTATTCTGTCTGCTCTGCAGGACTTGTTCTGGCTATCCAAATCCAAAGTAGAGAAACAACTGCAGATCATCTCCGTGCTGCAATGGGTCCTCACGTTCCTTATCATGG GTATTGCTTGCACTTTAATCCTCATGTACATACTGTGCACAGACTGCTGGGCCATTGCTGCTCTATATTTAGCCTGGCTGGTGTTTGACTGGAACACACCAAAGAAAG GTGGCAGAAGATCCCAATGGGTGAGAAACTGGGCTATATGGAGGTACTTCAGGGATTATTTTCCTATAAGG CTGGTTAAAACCCACAATCTGCTGACCACCAGGAATTACATTTTTGGGTACCATCCACATGGCATCATGGGCTTGGGCGCCTTTTGCAACTTCAGCACAGAAGCCACAGGTGTCAGCCAGAAATTCCCTGGGATCCGACCGTACCTTGCTACCCTGGCTGGGAACTTCAGGATGCCCATTTTGAGGGACTACTTAATGTCTGGAG GTATATGTCCTGTGAATCGTGACAGCATAGACTACATCTTGTCCAAGAACGGCAGCGGCAACGCCATCATCATCGTGGTGGGGGGAGCAGCAGAGTCCCTGAACTGCACCCCGGGGAAGAACTCCGTGACGCTGAAAAATCGGAAAGGATTTGTAAAACTGGCTCTACGGCACGG TGCGGACCTGGTTCCTGTCTACTCCTTCGGGGAGAACGAAGTGTACAAGCAGGTGATCTTCGAGGAGGGTTCCTGGGGAAGATGGGTTCAGAAGAAGTTTCAGAAGCACATTGGCTTTGCTCCGTGCATCTTTCATGGCCGTGGCCTCTTCTCCTCCAACACGTGGGGCTTGTTACCGTACTCCAAGCCCATCACCACTGTCG ttggCGAGCCCATCACCATCCCCAAAATCGATAATCCATCGCAGAAGGAAGTGGACTTCTACCACAGCATGTACGTGGACTCCCTGATCAAGCTCTTTGACAAGTATAAGAGCAAATTTGGTCTGCCAGAGACTGACGTCTTGGAAGTCAACTGA